TGGAGGAGTAACAAATATATTCCTTAAATACACTGGAATTATGTTTTAGAGGGATTTAATGATAGAAGAGATAATCGAAGAGTCACTTGAATACATCTGGACTATGAGAGAACAAAATGATGAAAAAGTTGAAAATTTCGTCAAAGGGATTTATTTAAGGTGTAATTTTTCTCAAATTGCAGGAGATTTATCTCCCGAAGCTGTTTTGGAAGCTTTGAAAAGCGAAGGATATATTGAGATTCAAAATAACAAGATTAAGTTCCTAAAGAAGGGCGAAGAGATTGGTAAGAAAATAATAAGGAGGCATAGGCTTACAGAGAGACTCCTGAAGGACATACTACAGATGACAATTGATGAAATAGAGGAGCCCGCATGCAGACTCGAGCATACAATCACTGAAGGATTGGAAGATTCTATTTGCACTCTTTTAGGGCATCCCAGTGTATGCCCTCATGGATTTGAGATCCCTCCAGGTAACTGTTGCAAAGATGTATCAAAAACATTGGAACCAATAATAGTCTCGCTCAACGATATGGAAGCGGGGGGCGAAGGCAATATAATGTATTTAGTTACAAAGAGCCACCCTAGACTGCAGAGGCTTTCCACCTTGGGACTTAGCCCAGGTTCAAAGATAAAAATTATTCAAACTTTTCCAACATTTGTAGTCCAAGTCGATGAAACCCAAATTGCCTTAGAGAAAAGTATTGCAAAGGACATCTTTGTACGAAAGACAAATGGGCACGCCCATAAAAGGCATAGGCATAGAAGAGGCTTGTTCTAAAAGGTGTCAGAATATTAATTTTATTTTTCCTTATTTGGATTTAATCTTGATAAAAACAATATATTTAAATATTATAAGAAGCATATTATTATAATGTGATTTAACTGAATTTCTTTTTTTTTCATGTTAAAAATATATGTAAAACTGTTACATACCCTCCATAAAAAAGAAATGCATTTTCATTAGAATAAATCAATAAGAATAATATTAAGGAGGTAATAAATATGGCAGAAAGGCCGACAATAACAATGGCTGAAAGAAATAAAATGATAATGGATCTAAGAGAAAAATACACAGCTAATTATATTAAGCAGTTAAAAGAGGAACACCCTGATTGGTCAGATTCTAAAATAAGAGGTGTAGCCGAAAATATGGCTCAAAAGGCTGTTTCACAAAATACTCAATGGAATGTAGATGTAGTTGAAAAAGGAAAAGTAGTTTACAAAGCTGGTAAAGGCGAAGAAACAATGATCAAAAGAGAACCTGTGCCAAAAGTAGAACAAACTGCTAAAACAGCTACAAAAACACCTATACCAAAAAAGAGTATCAAAGATATGCTTTCTGATGTTTTTAAAAAGAAGAAATAAAGTAGAAGATGCTTTATTTTTCTCTATTTTTTTTTAAATAGATCTCATAAAATTTTCTTATTATATTTCTATAAATCTAAAACTTTATATAGTATAAATTATACTAGTATATATTAGACCTTAATAGTGAATTAATATGACATTAGAAAGAAAAATAAGTAAATCATTCAAAATGGACGAAGAAACCTGGTTAAGGCATGCAAATCCTTGGAGTGGCTGGACAAGATTCTCAGGACTACCTCTATTAGCTTTCTCATTTTGGAGCAGAATGTGGTTCGGATGGGCCTGCGTAGTACCCATCATAATTAGTTTGATCTGGATTTATATTAATCCAAGAGTTTTCCCTAAACCAAAATCTACTAAGAACTGGATGTCTAGAGGGGTATTCGGTGAAAGGGTGTGGCTCAATCGGGATAAAATACCTGTACCCGGACATCATAAGTCTGCACCTAATATATTAAGTGCAATTGGGGCATTAGGATTGCCCTTTGTGGTATGGGGTATTTTTAGATTTGAGATATGGCCCCTCTTGATGGGAATATCTTTGGTGTATCTGGGAAAATTGTGGTTTATGGATAGGATGGTCTGGCTTTATGAAGACATGAAGCATTTGCCTGAATATGGTAAATATGAATACTAAAAAGGTACTATATGGCAAAATATTTAGAGTTAAACATTGAAGGGCTAAAATTCCTAAAGCATACAAAACAGATAAATCTGTCTGAATTATTAATTCTCGGACTTTTAAGCTATAAAGAACTAAGCGGATATGAAATCTATAAAATATTTGAAAAGAAGTCGGAGATAACAGACCCTATTCTTAAGCTGAATAAAGCAACCATATATAATTCTTTAAGAAATATGGAGAAACAGGGATTTGTAAAAGTAAAAGATAGAATTGAAGATACTAACAAACCCCCTAAATCGATATATGCCATTTCAGAGTTAGGTATAGAGAGCTTAAAAAAAATATTGATTAATAGTTCAGAAAATCCTGTCAATGCATATGTAAATATTTATGTTGATCTATTCTTCTATAAGATATTTGATAAGAAAGAGATCAAAAGAATTATTCATCAAAAGATAAATCAAAATAACGCCTTGATCCAAATACTAGAAATGTATGTTAAAGCTTGGCCAACTAATATTGTAGGAGTAATGTCCCAAAGCCAGATTGGCATATATGAAAATATAACTGAGACCCTAAACAAAATCCTGATTTTGCTGGAAGATAAATCCGTTGAAGAAATCTTCAGTTTTAAGGAATTTAGTGAAAAAGAATTGTTTGAAAAATTAAGTCAATTGAATACCAAGAGGGAATAAAATTGTTGTGTTAGAAGGTATCATAGAGATCAATAACTCAACTAAAAAGATCAAATTCAATTTGAAACCGTTAGAAAGTATATGAAAGAAGAGGGATTGAATCTTAAGAAGATAATAGGAGAATAGATTAATATAGATAAGAAATAATAAATATATTTGGTAATAGCATCTAGAAAGTGAGTTCATGATAAAGAATATTCTTCTTGGGAGACCATTTTTAGTCGTGTTTAATCTTACAAGAAGATGCAATTCTATATGTCCAATGTGTAGTATATGGAAAACACCTTCTAAACCAAAAGACGAGCTTACCTTTGAAGAGATTGAGAATATATTCAAGGATTTAAAATCTTACGGCGTAAAGCATGTTTTTCTGCAGGGCGGCGAGCCTTTACTTAGAAAGGATATAGTAGAAATTATTGAATTACTAATTGGCCTAGGATTCAACCCAACTTTGATAACAAATGGCTTGCTCTTAGATGAAAAAATTGCCAATAAAATTGCAGAACTCAAGTGCAATGTGAGTATAAGTCTTGATTCTCTAGACGAAAAGAAATATGAGAAAATTAGAGGTGTTGACAAACTTCCCCTTTTACTAAATAATATAGAGCAGTGTAGTAAAATAAAAGATAAAAAAGGAATGTGGCATATAACTTCAACAATAAGCAAAATAAATTATGGCGAAGTTATGGATCTATTTTACTTTGCGCGAAAAAATGGATTTAGTTTTAATGCTTATCCTTATAATTATTCCCACTGCTATTCTAGTGCATATGACGAAGAGATGAGTTACGATGCTAATCCAGCAATAATTATTGACGCATTTAAAAAATTGAGTTTATTATCTAAAAAGGAAGGATTGATATTTGATAAGCTCATATATGACGAGTCAATTAAGTATCTTGAAGGCAATTATTGTGCACCATGTGACGCCATGAAGAGATCTATAATACTAACTGAAAAAGGGGAAATAGCCCCATGTCTTGAATTCAATCAATCTGCAAATCTAAAAGGAACGGGAATAAAACAAGCCCTAAAAGAATTGGATTATTCAAAAGTAAAAAAATGTTATATGGAAACTCCTTGCTTCTATGGATGCACACGTGGATCAGGAATTATTATCCGTAAAATCCCCGAAGTCTTCTTGTTTACCATAAAAAATCCAAGAACTATTGCAGGTTATATTCGGGCTTATTTTTAATTTCGGCTGTGGGACATATTAACCTGCATTTAGATTCAAAAGATTGTGCCAGAGCGC
The sequence above is a segment of the Methanofastidiosum sp. genome. Coding sequences within it:
- a CDS encoding PadR family transcriptional regulator, giving the protein MAKYLELNIEGLKFLKHTKQINLSELLILGLLSYKELSGYEIYKIFEKKSEITDPILKLNKATIYNSLRNMEKQGFVKVKDRIEDTNKPPKSIYAISELGIESLKKILINSSENPVNAYVNIYVDLFFYKIFDKKEIKRIIHQKINQNNALIQILEMYVKAWPTNIVGVMSQSQIGIYENITETLNKILILLEDKSVEEIFSFKEFSEKELFEKLSQLNTKRE
- a CDS encoding radical SAM protein, with product MIKNILLGRPFLVVFNLTRRCNSICPMCSIWKTPSKPKDELTFEEIENIFKDLKSYGVKHVFLQGGEPLLRKDIVEIIELLIGLGFNPTLITNGLLLDEKIANKIAELKCNVSISLDSLDEKKYEKIRGVDKLPLLLNNIEQCSKIKDKKGMWHITSTISKINYGEVMDLFYFARKNGFSFNAYPYNYSHCYSSAYDEEMSYDANPAIIIDAFKKLSLLSKKEGLIFDKLIYDESIKYLEGNYCAPCDAMKRSIILTEKGEIAPCLEFNQSANLKGTGIKQALKELDYSKVKKCYMETPCFYGCTRGSGIIIRKIPEVFLFTIKNPRTIAGYIRAYF
- a CDS encoding iron dependent repressor, metal binding and dimerization domain protein codes for the protein MIEEIIEESLEYIWTMREQNDEKVENFVKGIYLRCNFSQIAGDLSPEAVLEALKSEGYIEIQNNKIKFLKKGEEIGKKIIRRHRLTERLLKDILQMTIDEIEEPACRLEHTITEGLEDSICTLLGHPSVCPHGFEIPPGNCCKDVSKTLEPIIVSLNDMEAGGEGNIMYLVTKSHPRLQRLSTLGLSPGSKIKIIQTFPTFVVQVDETQIALEKSIAKDIFVRKTNGHAHKRHRHRRGLF